AAAGGCCGCGCTGGATTCCCCGGCCGCGCACCGGCCCGCCGCTGAAATCCTGGACAGACTCCAGCGTCACTTCCACGTCTTCATTCACAACGTGCCCGAATGGGAGCCCCAGCAATGAACGAAATCGTGTGCATCTGCGGTCCGACCCGATTCATGCCGGACCTGACCCTGGCCGCCCAGCGCGAAACCCTGGCCGGTCGGATCGTGGTCCGTCCCGAAATCGACCTCCGCAACCCGGACCCCCGGCTCAACATCACCGACCTGGCAGCGACCAAGGTCGCCCTGGACGAACTGCACCGCGCCAAGATCCGCCGCGCCGATGTGGTCCTGTTCGTCACCCGCAACGGCTACATGGGCGAGAGCACCCGCGCCGAGCTGGCGTACGCGCTCGAACTGGGCAAGGTCATCCGAGTGGAGCAGGCCCCGGCCGGTGAGGTCCGGTGAGCGCCCGCCGCCGCCACCTGCACGCGGTCCCCAGCGACCCCGTGTCCGGCCAGACCGCGATGCCCACGCCTGAGACCGCCCCGGCCCGCGCCCACGGCGGCATGAGCGCCGAGGACTGGCGCGCCGCCCGCGCCCGGTCGGCCCGCTCGCGTGACCGTGGCCGTTGCCGAGCCGCCCGGACGGCCGCCACCCTGGGTGAGCCAGTGGACGGCCAGCTCGAACTGTTCAACGTCCTGGCAGAGGGGGAGGACCGATGAGCACCCGCCGATGGGTGGCCCTGGTGGCCGCCGCGTCCGCGATCGTCCTGGGCGGCCAGTGGGCCGTCCGGCAGGCCAACGAACCGGCAGCCCGCCAGCTCCCGCCCACGGCCGCCAGCCTGACTGTCGCTCCCGAGGACACCGGCGCGCACTACGACCGGGACGCCTGGGGCGAGTGGCAGTACTTCGACGGCGGATGTGACCGGCGGGAACTGCTGCTGCGCGAGCGGGGCCAGAACGTGGTCACCGGCAAGGCATGCCGCGTGCTGGCCGGCACTTGGGTCAGCCCCTACGACGGCGTGACCGTCACCGCCACCAGCGGCGAGTTCACCCCGTCCGAGCTGGACGTCGACCACGTGGTTCCGCTGGCCGAGGCCGAGCGCTCCGGAGCCCGCACCTGGACGGCCGAACAGCGCGAGAGCTACGCCAACGACCCGGCCGTCCTGGCGGTCGTCACCGCGAAATCCAACCGCAGCAAGGGGGACCAGGACGTGGCGCACTGGCTTCCCGCGCAAGGCCGCTGCGAGTACGTGCGCCAGTGGGTGGAGATCAAAACCCGCTATCACCTCACCGCCGACCAGGCCGAGGTCAACGCGATCGCGGCCGTGCTCGATCACTGCTGAGAAAGGGTCATTTCATGAGCTACGAACAGATCGAACAGATGCGCGTCGAGATGCACACCGAGGAGATGCGCCGCGACCTGGAGAGTGCGGTGAACACCGTCCCGTGGGAACGGGATGACCTTGCCCGCTATCTGATCGAGCAGGGCTGGCGCAAGGCCGACGATGTTCGCACCAACCCGCTCGGTGCCACCGTGCCCGCCGAGATGCCGCCCCTGTGGTGGAGCCCCACCGATGGGCTCTACACCCAAAATGCCCCTGCTGACTGGGATGCGGTCGTGTGGCACCGAGCGAAAAACCTGCCGTTGCCCGCTGATGCTCAGCGACTCGGACCCGTTTCAGACGAGAGCTGACCTCGCGCCCTGCACCGCGCCTGCCTGGAAAACCCTTACAGAGAAAGGAAAGTCATGGCAGACACCCTCGCCCGCAACATCACCCCCGGCCAGGTCATCAGCCACCTGGAAGTCCGGGATGTCAAGGCCCGCAACGGAAAGGTGTTCGTCTACTTCGAGGGGTACGAGACCCCCGACGAGTTCGCCGAGGACGAGGTGGTCACCGACCACCAGACCTTCGCGCGGATGTAGCTCGGGGGAACGTGATGGGAGCACAGGACAAGCTGTGCAACTGCCCCGACCCTGATGTGATCTTCGAGTGGTTCGCCGATCAGGGCATCGCCTACCTGATGTGCTGCCACGCCAGGAAGCACGTCACTCGGGACGCCAGCGGAACCGTCACCCTCGTCCGCTGATCTACTCTCAACGAGGCCCCGCACGGGCAGGCCCCACCGCCAGGTGGGCCGTGCGGGGCCCTCGCTCTATCCCCGGCAAGCCGCGGATTACCCGCGCCGCAAGGAGACACAGTGCCCGAACCACGGAAGTTCCCGCCCGTCGAGTGGAGCCTGTGGGGTCACCACCCCGCCGAGGCAGCCACCGACGAGGGCGGCCAGGCTCCCAACGAGCCCGACGCCGACGAGGACCGCGAGACCACAGAGGACCCCGATCACAAGCACTTCATGTAGGCCGTGACCCACCGCCCGCCGCCACTGCTGGCCGGGTCCATCGTGAACACCCCAAGGTCATCCGGCCCGGTGCCCGGCGGATCGAGTTCGAGGTTGCACATGTCCACCACGATCCGGCCCGTGCTCAGGTAGGTGACGTTCTCCCCGCTGAGCGCGAGATAGGCCGAGTTGTAGTACGCCACTCCGCCACCGTTGGGCACCTGCCGAGCCAGCGCGTCCACACCGTGCTCGCACGAGTCCGCGCCCATCGCCTCAGCGAAATCGCGCCC
This genomic stretch from Amycolatopsis thermoflava N1165 harbors:
- a CDS encoding HNH endonuclease family protein, producing the protein MSTRRWVALVAAASAIVLGGQWAVRQANEPAARQLPPTAASLTVAPEDTGAHYDRDAWGEWQYFDGGCDRRELLLRERGQNVVTGKACRVLAGTWVSPYDGVTVTATSGEFTPSELDVDHVVPLAEAERSGARTWTAEQRESYANDPAVLAVVTAKSNRSKGDQDVAHWLPAQGRCEYVRQWVEIKTRYHLTADQAEVNAIAAVLDHC